A window from Eubalaena glacialis isolate mEubGla1 chromosome 1, mEubGla1.1.hap2.+ XY, whole genome shotgun sequence encodes these proteins:
- the LOC133091336 gene encoding histidine-rich glycoprotein-like, producing the protein MSVPELGVVLCNSYHHDERNYFYNRHYYSYPHHECNYFDHRHYYSYQEHEHSYFYHRPLCNSYHHDEHNYFYNRHYYSYPQHECNYFCHRHSYPYHQHEHSYFYHRLNYYSYDHHERTYFYPKNYYYHHYENIYIYYRPCYSYHHHEHSYFYHRNYYSYHHHEHSFFYHRHYNSYHHHECNYFYHRQYCTNHHHECSYFFHRHYYSYHHHERSYLYHRPCNSYQHHKRNYFYHRHYYTYHHHDCSYFYHRYTYSHHHHELSYFYHRQY; encoded by the exons atgtcagtgcctgagttaggagtagt attgtgcaactcctaccaccacgaTGAGCGCAACTACTTCTACAACAGACACTATTACTCCTACCCCCACCACGAGTGCAACTACTTcgaccacagacactactactcctaccaagAACACGAGCactcctatttctaccacagacc attgtgcaactcctaccaccacgaTGAGCACAACTACTTCTAcaacagacactactactcctaccccCAGCACGAGTGCAACTACTTCTGCCACAGACACAGCTACCCCTACCACCAACACGAGCactcctatttctaccacagact aaactactactcctatgACCACCACGAG cgcacCTACTTCTACCCTaaaaactactactaccaccactacGAGAACATCTACATCTACTACaggccctgctactcctaccaccaccacgagcactcgTACTTCTACCACaggaactactactcctaccaccaccacgagcactccttcTTCTACCACAGACATTACAACTcgtaccaccaccacgagtgcaacTACTTCTATCACAGACAATACTGCACCAACCACCATCATGAATGCTCCTACTTCTTCCATAGACATtattactcctaccaccaccacgaacgcTCCTACTTATACCACAGACCGTGCAACTCCTACCAACACCACAAgcgcaactacttctaccacagacactactacacctaccaccaccatgacTGCTCGTACTTCTACCACAGATACAcctactcccaccaccaccacgagctcTCCTACTTCTATCACAGACAGTATtaa